In the Rhinoderma darwinii isolate aRhiDar2 chromosome 13, aRhiDar2.hap1, whole genome shotgun sequence genome, one interval contains:
- the LOC142665738 gene encoding E3 ubiquitin/ISG15 ligase TRIM25-like: protein MASADLKEDLTCSICLIIYTDPVTLGCGHNFCRECIKNVLETQLLSARFTCPECRAEFQQFPTLQKNVSLHNIAQHFLPDQKEHVAAEIFCTYCIQSRVPAVKSCLLCEASLCDDHLKVHSKSTEHILIEPITSTVNRRCSTHDKVLLYYCTEDASCVCVSCSLIGEHKGHQVETLNEAYKKMKESLRELLGNLTSKRQETKRSLQTLHGLKTDVPEKAVVIKDKVTTLFRDIRRQLDFLEKKVYCELSSQEEQVSLSVSDLMTQLEMKQDELSMEIQHIKELCNLTDPLTFLQTGSSCFPEMEMEDEIDILHSINGLDEGLIAASLYKGLVDIVTGIKTSSYVQADSDIFLDVDTAAKSLEISADLKFASCSENLNFCLKTAGRFGSHQVLSSRSFSSGQHYWEVETRNTGSFRVGVAYATIERQGVTSFIGNNDQSWALRRCKDKYIFYHDQVNISLPHKPSSQRLAIYLDYEAGQLSFYELSDPIRHLHTVKTTFTEPVHPGFLICDNCWLRILN from the coding sequence ATGGCATCTGCTGATCTGAAAGAAGACTTGACCTGCTCCATCTGCCTGATCATTTATACAGATCCTGTAACGTTGGGATGTGGACACAACTTCTGCCGGGAGTGTATTAAAAATGTGTTAGAAACACAACTTCTATCTGCACGTTTTACCTGTCCTGAATGCAGAGCGGAGTTTCAGCAGTTCCCAACACTCCAGAAGAACGTAAGTCTACATAACATAGCGCAGCATTTCCTCCCCGATCAGAAGGAACACGTGGCAGCCGAGATCTTTTGCACTTACTGTATTCAGTCCCGTGTACCAGCCGTTAAATCCTGTCTATTATGTGAAGCTTCGCTTTGTGATGACCATCTGAAGGTACACAGCAAGTCAACCGAACACATCCTTATAGAACCTATCACATCAACAGTGAACAGGAGATGTTCCACCCATGACAAAGTCCTCTTGTATTACTGCACGGAGGACGCCTCTTGTGTCTGTGTGTCCTGTAGCCTAATTGGAGAACACAAGGGCCACCAGGTGGAAACATTGAATGAAGCCTATAAGAAGATGAAGGAAAGCCTGAGGGAACTTCTGGGAAACCTGACCTCAAAGAGACAGGAGACCAAGAGAAGTCTCCAGACATTGCATGGCCTAAAGACAGATGTGCCAGAAAAAGCAGTGGTCATAAAGGATAAAGTCACCACCCTATTTAGAGATATTAGAAGACAGTTAGATTTCTTAGAGAAGAAAGTTTATTGTGAGCTGTCCAGTCAAGAGGAGCAAGTGTCACTCTCAGTCTCAGACCTGATGACGCAGCTGGAAATGAAGCAGGATGAGCTGTCCATGGAGATACAACATATTAAGGAGTTGTGTAATTTGACTGATCCGTTAACTTTCTTGCAAACTGGAAGCTCTTGTTTTCCCGAAATGGAGATGGAAGACGAAATCGATATCCTCCATTCTATAAATGGCTTGGATGAAGGTCTGATCGCAGCGAGCTTGTACAAAGGCTTAGTGGATATCGTGACTGGTATAAAGACGAGCTCCTATGTCCAGGCGGACTCAGACATTTTCTTGGATGTAGATACAGCGGCCAAATCTTTAGAGATTTCTGCAGACTTAAAATTTGCATCTTGCTCAGAAAATCTGAATTTTTGCCTAAAAACAGCAGGGAGATTTGGGTCTCATCAGGTTTTAAGTTCTAGGAGCTTTTCTTCAGGTCAACATTATTGGGAAGTAGAAACAAGAAACACTGGAAGCTTTAGGGTAGGGGTGGCTTATGCCACTATCGAGAGACAAGGTGTAACATCTTTTATTGGAAATAATGATCAATCCTGGGCTTTGCGTAGGTGTAAAGATAAGTACATATTTTATCATGACCAAGTAAACATTAGTTTGCCTCACAAGCCCTCCAGTCAGAGATTGGCAATATACTTGGATTATGAGGCTGGACAGTTGTCCTTTTATGAGTTGAGTGACCCCATTAGACACCTACACACCGTAAAGACAACCTTCACTGAGCCAGTGCATCCTGGATTTCTTATATGTGATAACTGCTGGTTAAGAATTCTCAATTAG
- the LOC142665379 gene encoding E3 ubiquitin/ISG15 ligase TRIM25-like, with the protein MAVAHLKDELTCSICLNLYTDPVTLRCGHNFCRECIESVLDTQEGSEAYTCPQCRAESRERPVLQRNTTLCNIAERFLSQEECEVFCTYCVHIYVFASKSCLLCEASLCDLHLTVHSKSPQHVLIQPTKSFRNRKCSPHKKVLMYYCSEDAECLCVSCCLGEKHRGHQVQLLNEAYEQKKEKARTIKDNIIEEREEIEKGVQSLQEHLRHIPEKATGIVERVGVRLSDIRMQLDNLESKALKEISKQQEQVSLSVSDLIQQLELKKDNVSKKISTIEELCQTPDPLLYLQAHTGTIANMEGDSDRNIKAIEADDLAEDLIIQTLNTGVVNIISGVQKGYYVQEASGILLDVDTASNDVHVSDDLKTASSPNVNQARPETPERFEQSIVLSRKSFSKGRLYWDIEVSKEGLWRVGMTYPSIMRKGQSSNIGNNNKSWSLRRLREQYSIRHDQNEIPLACRPSSTKLRIYLDYTGGQLSFYELGNPMTHLHTYNATFTEALYPVLVVCDNGWIRVLN; encoded by the coding sequence ATGGCTGTTGCTCATCTGAAAGACGAGTTGACTTGTTCTATCTGCCTGAACCTTTACACCGATCCCGTAACGCTGAGATGTGGACACAACTTCTGCCGGGAGTGTATTGAGTCTGTGCTGGATACACAGGAGGGATCGGAAGCTTATACCTGTCCTCAATGCAGAGCTGAGTCTCGGGAGCGTCCTGTGCTGCAGAGGAACACCACGCTGTGTAACATAGCAGAGCGTTTTCTATCTCAGGAGGAGTGTGAGGTATTTTGCACATACTGTGTTCACATATATGTGTTTGCTTCTAAAAGTTGTCTCTTGTGCGAAGCTTCTCTGTGTGACCTTCACCTGACCGTACACAGCAAGTCTCCACAACACGTCTTAATCCAACCCACAAAGTCCTTCAGGAACAGGAAATGTTCTCCCCACAAGAAGGTGCTCATGTATTACTGCTCGGAGGATGCTGAATGTCTATGTGTTTCTTGCTGCCTGGGTGAGAAGCACAGGGGACACCAAGTTCAATTATTAAATGAAGCATAcgaacaaaaaaaggaaaaagcaaGGACTATTAAAGATAATATCATCGAAGAAAGGGAAGAGATTGAAAAGGGAGTCCAGAGTCTTCAGGAACATCTAAGGCACATCCCAGAAAAAGCAACTGGTATTGTGGAGAGAGTCGGTGTCCGGTTAAGTGACATCAGGATGCAGCTGGATAACTTGGAGAGCAAGGCTCTGAAGGAGATCTCGAAGCAACAAGAGCAGGTGTCGCTATCAGTCTCTGATCTGATCCAGCAGCTGGAATTAAAGAAGGACAACGTGTCCAAAAAAATATCTACCATAGAAGAGCTGTGTCAGACGCCGGATCCTTTACTTTACTTACAAGCACACACAGGTACCATCGCGAATATGGAGGGGGATAGTGACCGCAATATAAAAGCAATTGAAGCTGATGATCTGGCTGAAGATCTGATCATCCAGACCCTGAACACTGGAGTGGTGAATATAATTTCAGGTGTACAGAAGGGTTACTATGTGCAGGAGGCTTCTGGCATATTACTGGATGTGGACACTGCTTCTAATGATGTACATGTCTCAGATGACCTAAAAACTGCTTCCTCGCCAAACGTAAATCAGGCTCGTCCCGAGACACCTGAGAGATTTGAGCAATCTATAGTTTTAAGCAGGAAGAGTTTTTCTAAAGGAAGACTCTACTGGGATATAGAAGTAAGTAAGGAGGGACTCTGGAGAGTTGGGATGACCTATCCAAGTATAATGAGAAAAGGACAATCTTCCAATATTGGAAATAATAACAAGTCATGGAGTCTGCGCAGATTAAGGGAACAGTATTCGATAAGACATGACCAAAATGAAATCCCACTCGCATGCCGACCTTCCAGCACTAAACTGAGGATATATCTAGATTATACGGGAGGACAGCTGTCTttttatgagctgggtaaccctaTGACCCATTTACATACTTACAATGCCACCTTCACAGAGGCACTATACCCAGTGCTGGTTGTATGCGATAATGGATGGATAAGAGTCTTAAATTAG
- the LOC142665374 gene encoding E3 ubiquitin/ISG15 ligase TRIM25-like has product MAFAALRDELTCSICLNIYADPVTLRCGHNFCRVCIDRVLDSQETSGVYVCPDCRGEFLERPELQSNLKLCNIAEYFHSTQPAQPEAEVFCSNCIESPVAAVICCLHCEVSLCDNHLKVHSKSQEHVLMEPCSSLRMRKCPSHLKALTYYCCDEKSCICVSCLLNGGHRDHKVININEAFKKKIDKLRCILETGASMREEVEQNIQNLQMHKQSTSAKMASSTEKVDVTFKEIKRQLDVLEKRVQCEIARREEQMSLSVSDLIQKLDIKKDELSKRMCRVDKLCNMTDPLNLLQGQEADVNDFFDLEQTDICERVVRMIKTIDDLEESLIAKIVHTGLSGITGGVGVTKYFPVNEATEILLDINTAANNICVSGDLKTISCSEENQKRPETPERFEDCKVLSTRSFTSGQCYWDMDTCKSGNWRVGVAYASVERRGHLAFIGKNKKSLGLRRLGDSYFLRYNDQEIKINHKAVCQKLRIDLDYDAGQLSFYELRDPITHIYTATITFTQPLYAVFAVYDNGWVRIRN; this is encoded by the coding sequence ATGGCGTTTGCAGCCCTGAGAGACGAGCTGACTTGCTCCATCTGCTTAAATATCTATGCAGATCCTGTAACGCTGAGATGCGGGCACAACTTTTGCCGCGTCTGCATTGATCGCGTGCTGGATTCCCAGGAGACTTCTGGAGTTTATGTCTGTCCGGACTGCAGAGGAGAATTTCTGGAGCGCCCTGAATTGCAAAGCAACCTAAAGCTGTGTAACATAGCAGAATATTTCCATTCTACTCAACCTGCACAACCAGAGGCGGAGGTATTCTGCTCTAACTGTATAGAGTCTCCTGTGGCGGCTGTTATATGCTGCCTCCATTGTGAGGTCTCGCTGTGTGATAACCACCTCAAAGTCCACAGCAAGTCTCAAGAACATGTCCTAATGGAGCCGTGTAGCTCACTGAGAATGAGGAAATGCCCCTCTCACCTGAAGGCCCTCACCTACTATTGCTGTGATGAAAAATCTTGTATCTGCGTTTCATGCCTGCTGAACGGAGGACACAGGGATCATAAGGTGATCAATATCAATGAAGCATTTAAGAAGAAAATAGACAAACTGAGATGTATTCTAGAAACAGGAGCCTCAATGAGGGAGGAAGTTGAGCAAAATATCCAAAATCTTCAAATGCACAAACAGAGCACGTCGGCAAAAATGGCAAGTTCAACAGAGAAGGTGGATGTTACCTTTAAGGAAATCAAAAGACAGTTGGATGTCCTAGAGAAGAGAGTCCAGTGTGAGATTGCAAGACGAGAAGAGCAGATGTCACTCTCAGTCTCTGATCTGATCCAGAAACTGGACATAAAGAAGGATGAACTGTCCAAAAGGATGTGTCGCGTAGACAAACTGTGTAACATGACTGATCCACTAAATCTGTTACAGGGCCAAGAAGCAGATGTAAATGACTTTTTTGACCTTGAGCAGACGGACATATGTGAGAGAGTTGTTAGAATGATCAAAACTATAGATGACTTGGAGGAGAGTCTGATCGCAAAGATCGTGCACACCGGTTTGTCTGGAATTACGGGGGGTGTTGGTGTAACAAAATATTTCCCGGTCAACGAAGCTACTGAGATATTATTGGATATCAACACCGCTGCCAACAACATCTGTGTGTCTGGCGACTTGAAAACCATATCTTGTTCAGAAGAAAACCAGAAACGCCCAGAAACTCCCGAAAGATTTGAAGATTGCAAAGTATTAAGTACTAGGAGTTTTACATCAGGTCAATGTTACTGGGATATGGATACCTGCAAATCAGGGAATTGGAGAGTTGGTGTGGCCTATGCTAGCGTGGAAAGGAGGGGGCATCTAGCTTTTATTGGGAAGAATAAGAAGTCTTTGGGTCTACGGAGGTTAGGGGACAGCTACTTCTTAAGATACAATGATCAAGAAATCAAGATAAACCACAAAGCTGTGTGTCAAAAGCTCAGAATAGATCTCGATTATGATGCTGGGCAGCTGTCCTTTTATGAGCTGAGGGACCCCATCACTCACATATACACCGCCACCATCACCTTCACTCAGCCCCTTTATGCTGTGTTTGCCGTTTATGATAATGGGTGGGTGAGAATAAGAAACTAA